One Nocardia iowensis DNA window includes the following coding sequences:
- the aspS gene encoding aspartate--tRNA ligase, with product MLRTHLAGSLRSEHAGQTVTLTGWVARRRDHGGVIFIDLRDASGVSQAVFREGEPAEQAHRLRAEYCVRVTGVVELRPDGNENPELPTGTIEVNVTELEVLNESAPLPFQLDEQPGEEARLKYRYLDLRREGPAHAIRLRSKANAAARAVLASHEFVEVETPTLTRSTPEGARDFLVPARLQPGSFYALPQSPQLFKQLLMVGGIERYYQIARCYRDEDFRADRQPEFTQLDIEMSFVRQDDVILLAEQILVGLWKLIGYDIPTPIPHMTYAEAMRRFGSDKPDLRFGIEITECAEYFKDTPFRVFQAPYVGAVVMPGGASQPRRQLDAWQEWAKQRGAKGLAYVLINEDGTLGGPVAKNLSDAERDGLAKHVGAVPGDCVFFAAGPEKAQRALLGAARAEIARKVGLIDENAWSFVWIVDAPMFEPAADATASGDVALGHSAWTAVHHAFTSPKPESIDTFDTDPGSALAYAYDIVCNGNEIGGGSIRIHRRDVQERVFKVMGISQEEAQEKFGFLLDAFAFGAPPHGGIAFGWDRIVALLAGLDSIREVIAFPKTGGGVDPLTDAPAPITEQQRKEAGLDAKPTSKGDKADAKADKPTE from the coding sequence GTGCTGCGCACCCACTTGGCCGGTTCGCTGCGAAGCGAGCATGCCGGTCAGACCGTGACCCTCACCGGATGGGTGGCCAGGCGGCGTGACCACGGTGGCGTGATCTTCATCGATCTGCGCGACGCGTCGGGAGTGTCGCAGGCGGTGTTCCGGGAGGGCGAGCCCGCCGAGCAGGCGCACCGGTTGCGTGCCGAGTACTGCGTGCGGGTCACCGGCGTGGTGGAGCTGCGACCGGACGGCAACGAGAACCCGGAGCTGCCGACCGGCACCATCGAGGTGAACGTCACCGAGCTCGAGGTGCTCAACGAGAGCGCGCCGCTGCCGTTCCAGTTGGACGAGCAGCCCGGCGAAGAGGCCCGGCTGAAGTACCGCTACTTGGACCTGCGCCGCGAAGGTCCGGCGCACGCGATCCGGCTCCGGTCGAAGGCGAACGCCGCCGCCCGCGCCGTGCTGGCCAGCCACGAGTTCGTCGAGGTGGAGACCCCGACGCTGACCCGTTCCACTCCGGAAGGCGCCCGCGACTTCCTGGTGCCGGCCCGGCTGCAGCCCGGTAGCTTCTATGCGCTGCCGCAGAGCCCGCAGCTGTTCAAGCAGCTGCTGATGGTCGGCGGCATCGAGCGCTACTACCAGATCGCGCGCTGCTACCGCGACGAGGACTTCCGCGCCGACCGTCAGCCCGAGTTCACCCAGCTCGACATCGAGATGAGCTTCGTGCGGCAGGACGACGTGATCCTGCTCGCCGAGCAGATCCTGGTCGGGCTGTGGAAGCTGATCGGCTACGACATCCCGACCCCGATCCCGCACATGACCTACGCGGAAGCCATGCGCCGCTTCGGTTCCGACAAGCCGGACCTGCGCTTCGGCATCGAGATCACCGAGTGCGCCGAGTACTTCAAGGACACGCCGTTCCGGGTGTTCCAGGCGCCGTATGTGGGCGCGGTGGTCATGCCGGGCGGTGCGAGCCAGCCGCGGCGTCAGCTCGATGCCTGGCAGGAGTGGGCCAAGCAGCGCGGCGCCAAGGGACTGGCGTACGTGCTGATCAACGAGGACGGCACGCTCGGCGGCCCGGTCGCCAAGAACCTCAGCGATGCCGAGCGCGACGGACTGGCCAAGCATGTCGGTGCGGTGCCGGGCGACTGTGTGTTCTTCGCGGCCGGTCCGGAGAAGGCGCAGCGCGCGCTGCTCGGTGCGGCGCGCGCCGAGATCGCCCGCAAGGTCGGGCTGATCGATGAGAACGCCTGGTCTTTCGTCTGGATCGTGGACGCGCCGATGTTCGAGCCCGCCGCCGACGCCACCGCGAGCGGCGATGTGGCGCTTGGTCATTCGGCGTGGACGGCGGTGCACCACGCGTTCACCTCGCCGAAGCCGGAGTCGATCGACACCTTCGACACCGATCCGGGTTCCGCGCTCGCCTACGCCTACGACATCGTCTGCAACGGCAACGAGATCGGTGGCGGCAGCATCCGCATCCACCGCCGCGATGTGCAGGAACGCGTCTTCAAGGTGATGGGCATCAGCCAGGAGGAGGCGCAGGAGAAGTTCGGATTCCTGTTGGACGCCTTCGCGTTCGGCGCGCCGCCGCACGGCGGCATCGCGTTCGGCTGGGACCGGATCGTCGCGCTGCTCGCCGGCCTCGACTCGATCCGCGAGGTGATCGCGTTCCCGAAGACCGGCGGCGGCGTCGACCCGCTGACCGACGCACCCGCGCCGATCACCGAGCAGCAGCGCAAGGAAGCCGGGCTGGACGCCAAGCCCACGTCGAAGGGCGACAAGGCCGACGCGAAGGCCGACAAGCCCACGGAATAG
- the ypfJ gene encoding KPN_02809 family neutral zinc metallopeptidase, translating to MTFNEGMQIDQDAVSSGGPGMGGKLALGGGAGGLIFLVVALLLGGDPGSLLGDFTGSQNQQTQSDATGTPAHCKTGADANKYVDCRVALTAQSLNAVWSGELQKQTGTKYVKPKVVLFSGATATGCGNATSDVGPFYCPADRTGYFDVTFFQELVDRFGASSGPLAQEYVVAHEIGHHIQNQLGDIGRAQQDPQGANSGAVRTELQADCYAGIWAHFADKTPAPGSNQPFLKPLSDNDVNDALSAAAAVGDDRIQRASRGRVNPEKFTHGNSEQRQKWFLSGYRTGQVKACDTYSASNLDSPPGLR from the coding sequence ATGACGTTCAACGAGGGCATGCAGATCGATCAGGACGCGGTCAGTTCCGGCGGTCCCGGTATGGGCGGCAAGCTCGCTCTCGGCGGCGGCGCGGGCGGGCTGATCTTCCTCGTGGTGGCGCTGCTGCTCGGTGGTGACCCCGGCTCGCTGCTCGGTGACTTCACCGGCTCGCAGAACCAGCAGACCCAGTCCGACGCGACGGGTACCCCGGCACATTGCAAGACCGGTGCGGATGCCAACAAGTACGTCGACTGCCGGGTGGCGCTCACCGCACAGAGCCTCAATGCCGTGTGGTCCGGCGAACTGCAGAAGCAGACGGGCACGAAATACGTCAAGCCGAAGGTGGTCCTGTTCTCGGGTGCGACCGCCACCGGCTGCGGCAACGCGACCAGCGACGTCGGCCCGTTCTACTGCCCGGCCGACCGCACCGGCTACTTCGACGTCACCTTCTTCCAGGAACTGGTGGACCGCTTCGGCGCCAGCAGTGGACCACTTGCCCAGGAGTACGTCGTCGCGCACGAGATCGGCCACCACATCCAGAACCAGCTCGGCGATATCGGTCGCGCGCAACAGGACCCGCAGGGCGCGAACTCGGGTGCGGTGCGCACCGAGCTGCAGGCGGATTGCTACGCGGGGATCTGGGCCCACTTCGCGGACAAGACGCCCGCGCCGGGGAGCAATCAACCGTTCCTGAAGCCGTTGTCGGACAATGACGTCAACGACGCGCTGTCGGCTGCGGCGGCGGTCGGCGACGATCGGATCCAGCGCGCCTCCCGCGGCCGGGTGAACCCGGAAAAGTTCACGCACGGCAATTCCGAACAGCGGCAGAAGTGGTTCTTGTCCGGCTACCGCACCGGGCAGGTCAAGGCATGTGACACCTATTCCGCGTCGAACCTGGACAGCCCGCCCGGGCTGCGCTGA
- a CDS encoding type VII secretion target translates to MNVAMGSKVAGTVRYIEPNRSGQAVRARADGDDEEVHDTDVHNDLGGNSMSDLSVETDAVRAFAATNAGIAGDLAGAGNFDAVKNVSALVPVFGLIGVDYLAMFAAAQVLQAKDINDLSAKYSKLSESAFSAAAAYDATDWSASGALNAIGSQIGGAV, encoded by the coding sequence GTGAACGTCGCGATGGGCTCGAAAGTTGCCGGTACCGTCCGCTATATTGAGCCCAACCGTAGCGGCCAGGCCGTTCGGGCAAGGGCAGACGGTGACGACGAAGAAGTTCACGACACTGATGTGCACAACGATTTGGGGGGCAACTCGATGAGTGATCTCTCGGTAGAGACCGACGCGGTCCGGGCGTTCGCCGCCACGAACGCGGGCATCGCCGGTGATCTTGCGGGGGCAGGTAATTTCGACGCGGTCAAGAACGTCTCGGCACTCGTGCCGGTGTTCGGTTTGATCGGCGTCGACTATCTGGCGATGTTCGCCGCGGCACAGGTGCTGCAGGCCAAGGACATCAACGATCTGTCCGCCAAATACTCGAAGTTGTCGGAGTCCGCCTTCAGTGCCGCCGCGGCCTACGACGCGACCGACTGGTCGGCCTCGGGCGCGCTCAACGCAATCGGCAGCCAGATCGGCGGCGCCGTATGA
- a CDS encoding NAD-dependent epimerase/dehydratase family protein — protein MKVAVTGAAGYLGTNLLRLLVARGHEVTAIDRVVPPTAAQPNVTWVSGNVLDPASMRETLADVEIVYHLVAVITLAEKNDLAWKVNTEGVRVVAEAAREVGVRRMVHASSIHAFNQYSCGGRIDESAPRSTDAALPVYDRSKWAGEVALRQVIDDGLDAVLCNPTGVFGPLDYSKPLSRINRTLKDAAQGRIPAMIGGGFDLVDVRDVAEGLILASERGRTGENYLLGGEMISMLDLCRLAAGHGGKRGPKFAISPTLVAGLIPVLAPIGKLFKSDIVSKAALGALISAPVVDHGKAERELGYRPRPTDETVRDLVAFFADRAPLTPPETRQIA, from the coding sequence ATGAAGGTCGCAGTGACCGGCGCAGCCGGCTACCTTGGCACGAATCTGCTCCGCCTGCTGGTCGCGCGCGGCCATGAGGTCACCGCCATCGATCGGGTGGTGCCACCGACGGCAGCGCAGCCGAACGTCACCTGGGTGAGCGGGAACGTGCTGGACCCGGCATCGATGCGGGAAACGCTTGCGGATGTCGAGATCGTCTACCACCTGGTCGCGGTGATCACCCTCGCCGAGAAGAACGACCTGGCCTGGAAGGTCAACACCGAAGGCGTGCGCGTGGTCGCCGAGGCCGCGCGCGAGGTCGGTGTGCGCCGAATGGTGCACGCCAGCTCGATTCACGCGTTCAACCAGTACAGCTGCGGCGGCCGGATCGATGAGAGCGCACCGCGCTCGACCGACGCGGCGCTGCCCGTCTACGACCGCTCCAAGTGGGCGGGCGAGGTCGCGCTGCGCCAGGTGATCGACGATGGCCTGGACGCGGTGCTGTGCAACCCCACCGGCGTATTCGGCCCCCTCGACTACAGCAAGCCGCTCTCCAGGATCAACCGCACGCTGAAAGACGCGGCGCAAGGCCGCATTCCGGCGATGATCGGCGGCGGCTTCGACCTGGTCGACGTGCGCGACGTGGCCGAAGGGCTGATCCTGGCGTCCGAGCGCGGCCGCACCGGCGAGAACTACCTGCTCGGCGGCGAGATGATCTCGATGCTCGACCTCTGTCGACTGGCGGCGGGTCACGGCGGTAAGCGCGGGCCGAAGTTCGCCATCTCCCCCACCCTCGTCGCGGGCCTGATCCCCGTGCTCGCGCCGATCGGCAAGCTCTTCAAATCCGATATCGTCTCGAAAGCCGCACTGGGCGCGCTGATTTCGGCGCCCGTGGTAGACCACGGCAAGGCCGAACGCGAACTCGGCTACCGTCCGCGCCCCACCGACGAGACCGTCCGCGACCTGGTCGCCTTCTTCGCCGACCGGGCCCCGCTGACACCGCCGGAGACCCGGCAGATTGCTTGA
- a CDS encoding VOC family protein gives MAGEVMTPLLPCGSIDEVGEFYQMLGFEQTYRQVRPNPYLAMRREDINLHFFGMPGFEPAESYGSCLVAVPDIRALYESFAVGMRAVHGKLLISGTPRMTRPRKRKNADNLTGFLVVDPGGNWIRFFPRTPEAKKPAEPVPERGRLRRTLADAVVLADSHGADGQAAKILDATLAREQDTATKIDLVDALAYRAELAVRMDDPELARHLLDRLHAIALTRADRRVLADTLGDADDLQRILSAPSVD, from the coding sequence ATGGCCGGCGAAGTGATGACGCCCCTGTTGCCGTGCGGGTCGATCGATGAGGTCGGCGAGTTCTATCAGATGCTCGGATTCGAGCAGACGTATCGGCAGGTTCGTCCGAATCCGTATCTCGCGATGCGGCGAGAGGACATCAACCTGCACTTTTTCGGAATGCCGGGGTTCGAGCCCGCCGAGTCCTACGGGTCATGCCTGGTGGCGGTGCCCGATATCCGCGCCCTGTACGAGTCTTTCGCCGTGGGGATGCGAGCCGTGCACGGCAAATTGCTGATCTCGGGGACGCCGCGGATGACGCGGCCGCGCAAGCGCAAGAACGCGGACAATCTCACCGGATTCCTGGTGGTCGATCCCGGCGGGAATTGGATCCGTTTCTTCCCACGAACACCCGAGGCGAAGAAACCGGCCGAGCCGGTGCCGGAACGCGGCAGACTCCGCAGAACGCTGGCGGACGCCGTCGTACTCGCCGATTCCCATGGCGCCGACGGCCAAGCGGCCAAGATTCTCGATGCCACACTGGCTCGCGAGCAGGACACGGCGACGAAGATCGACCTCGTCGACGCCTTGGCCTATCGTGCCGAACTGGCCGTGCGGATGGACGATCCCGAACTCGCGCGCCACCTGCTCGACCGCCTGCACGCGATCGCGTTGACCCGCGCCGACCGCCGGGTACTCGCCGACACCCTGGGCGATGCCGATGACCTGCAACGCATCCTGAGCGCACCGAGCGTCGACTGA
- a CDS encoding PadR family transcriptional regulator — translation MSAVRLLVLGAVRRRARAHGYQVRADLESWGAHEWANVKSGSVYHALKAMTGDGLLVAHETTPSTTGGPPRIEYEVTDAGDEAYFDLLRSALSQHDPRMDVLAAAVGLIADLRRAEAIELLRQRARIMEQWRSSVTGALPPDTDLDTLGPVGEVLGLWIHTADSRAEWTQRLIRRLEAGAFEMADDKTRK, via the coding sequence GTGTCCGCGGTCCGCCTGCTCGTCCTCGGCGCTGTCCGGCGCCGGGCACGGGCGCACGGCTATCAAGTACGAGCAGATCTGGAATCGTGGGGCGCGCACGAGTGGGCCAACGTCAAGTCCGGGTCGGTTTACCACGCACTCAAAGCGATGACCGGCGACGGCCTCTTGGTCGCACACGAAACCACGCCGAGCACCACCGGTGGACCACCCCGGATCGAATACGAGGTCACCGACGCGGGCGACGAGGCATATTTCGACCTGCTGCGCAGCGCGCTGTCCCAGCACGACCCCCGCATGGACGTCCTCGCCGCCGCCGTCGGACTCATCGCCGACCTGCGCCGCGCCGAAGCCATCGAGCTCCTGCGGCAACGCGCGCGGATAATGGAGCAGTGGCGGTCCAGCGTCACCGGCGCACTGCCCCCGGACACCGACCTCGACACCTTGGGACCGGTCGGCGAAGTCCTCGGATTGTGGATTCACACCGCCGACAGCCGCGCCGAATGGACACAGCGCCTCATCCGCCGCCTCGAAGCGGGTGCGTTCGAGATGGCCGACGACAAAACCCGGAAGTGA
- a CDS encoding Rv2578c family radical SAM protein encodes MRWQSQTLDADDGALPGLTRAGLTRTVQTPEFEGITFHEVLCKSALNKVPESSNLPFQWTINPMRGCSHACRYCFARPTHEYLDLDAGRDFDSQIVVKTNIAAVLRKELNRRSWHQEPVALGTNTDPYQRAEGRYRLMPGIIRALTDSGTPFSILTKGTLLRRDLPLLTLAAREVRVSVAVSIAIFDMDLHRSLETGTPSPKARLEMVRALTEAGFDVNVMVAPVLPYLTDSKAHLDELFGAIADAGGRSAVAFPMHLRGSTRNWFLGWLAEAHPALLRRYRQLYGRGAYVTPEYSAWLRGRVDPLLQRHALKPEKPAEPETQPESPHTVDPQLALFA; translated from the coding sequence GTGCGGTGGCAAAGCCAGACCCTGGACGCCGACGACGGCGCCTTGCCCGGGCTCACCCGGGCAGGTTTGACGCGCACCGTGCAGACCCCCGAATTCGAGGGCATCACCTTCCACGAAGTGCTGTGCAAGAGCGCGCTGAACAAGGTGCCGGAAAGCTCGAACCTGCCGTTCCAGTGGACAATCAATCCGATGCGCGGCTGCTCGCACGCCTGCCGCTACTGCTTCGCCCGCCCGACCCACGAGTATCTGGATCTGGACGCCGGCCGCGATTTCGATTCACAGATCGTGGTGAAGACGAATATCGCCGCCGTACTGCGCAAGGAACTCAACCGGCGCTCCTGGCATCAGGAACCGGTCGCGCTGGGCACCAACACCGACCCCTACCAGCGGGCCGAGGGCCGATATCGGTTGATGCCGGGCATCATTCGCGCGCTCACCGACTCGGGCACGCCGTTCTCCATACTCACCAAGGGCACCCTGCTACGACGGGACCTGCCGCTGCTCACCCTCGCCGCGCGCGAGGTGCGGGTGAGCGTCGCGGTGTCCATCGCGATCTTCGATATGGACCTGCATCGCAGCCTGGAAACCGGCACCCCGTCGCCGAAGGCCCGGCTGGAGATGGTGCGCGCGCTCACCGAGGCGGGGTTCGACGTGAATGTCATGGTGGCACCGGTGCTTCCCTACCTCACCGACAGCAAGGCCCACCTGGACGAACTGTTCGGCGCGATCGCCGACGCGGGCGGGCGTTCCGCGGTCGCCTTTCCGATGCACCTGCGCGGCAGCACCCGCAACTGGTTCCTCGGCTGGCTCGCCGAGGCGCATCCCGCGCTGCTGCGCCGCTACCGTCAGCTCTACGGTCGCGGCGCCTACGTGACGCCCGAGTACTCGGCCTGGCTCCGCGGACGCGTCGACCCGCTGCTCCAGCGACACGCACTGAAGCCGGAAAAACCGGCCGAACCGGAGACACAACCGGAAAGTCCGCACACCGTCGACCCGCAGCTGGCATTGTTCGCCTGA
- a CDS encoding 2-oxoacid:acceptor oxidoreductase subunit alpha, with protein MVSHHSEVGTAQSGAGAAKLEKVVIRFAGDSGDGMQLTGDRFTHEAAAFGNDLATQPNFPAEIRAPQGTLPGVSSFQIQIADYDILTAGDQPDVLVAMNPAALKANLEDLPRGATIIVNTDEFTKRNLSKVGYPADPLGDDTLSDFVVHRVPMTSLTLGATESTGVGKKDGQRAKNMFALGLLSWMYGRPIGGTEKFMREKFAAKPDIAEANVLAFRAGWNYGETTESFATTYEIAPAKLPPGTYRQITGNTALAYGLVAAGQLAGLPVFLGTYPITPASDILHELSKHKNFGVTTFQAEDEIAGIGAALGASFGGALGVTSTSGPGLALKSETIGLAVMTELPLLVIDVQRGGPSTGLPTKTEQADLLQALYGRNGESPVAVLAPRSPADCFATAVEAARIALTYRTPVLLLSDGAIANGSEPWSIPRVADLAPIDPAFEPDGDDADPFLPYARDPETLARPLAVPGTKGRAHRIGGLEKADGSGNISYEPANHELMVRLRQAKIDAITVPDIEVDDPDGRAELLLIGWGSSYGPIGEACRRARRRGVPVAQAHLRHLNPLPANLGDVLRRYRTVVAPEMNGGQLAMLLRAKYLVNVQPWTKIAGTAFSAQELVGVIDAALDGSIEDMEHDKAFAARAQATYRTAGGNA; from the coding sequence ATGGTTTCGCACCACAGCGAGGTCGGCACCGCCCAAAGCGGTGCAGGCGCAGCGAAATTGGAGAAGGTCGTCATTCGGTTCGCCGGGGACTCCGGCGACGGAATGCAGCTGACCGGTGATCGCTTCACGCACGAAGCGGCCGCGTTCGGCAACGATCTCGCCACCCAGCCCAACTTTCCCGCCGAGATCAGGGCGCCACAGGGCACGCTGCCCGGCGTCTCGTCGTTCCAGATCCAGATCGCCGACTACGACATCCTCACCGCGGGCGACCAGCCGGACGTGCTCGTCGCGATGAACCCGGCCGCGTTGAAGGCGAATCTGGAAGACCTGCCGCGCGGCGCCACCATCATCGTGAACACCGACGAGTTCACCAAGCGCAATCTGTCCAAGGTCGGCTACCCCGCCGACCCGCTCGGCGACGACACGCTGTCGGACTTCGTGGTGCATCGCGTCCCGATGACCTCGCTCACCCTCGGCGCCACCGAATCCACCGGCGTCGGCAAGAAGGACGGCCAGCGCGCGAAGAACATGTTCGCGCTCGGCTTGCTGTCCTGGATGTACGGGCGGCCGATCGGTGGCACCGAGAAGTTCATGCGGGAGAAGTTCGCCGCGAAACCGGATATCGCCGAGGCCAATGTGCTGGCGTTCCGGGCGGGCTGGAATTACGGCGAGACCACCGAAAGTTTCGCCACCACCTACGAAATCGCGCCCGCGAAACTGCCGCCCGGCACGTATCGCCAGATCACCGGCAATACCGCGCTCGCATACGGTTTGGTCGCGGCGGGTCAGCTGGCCGGACTGCCGGTGTTCCTCGGTACCTACCCGATCACCCCGGCCTCGGACATCCTGCACGAGCTGAGCAAGCACAAGAACTTCGGCGTCACCACCTTCCAGGCCGAGGACGAGATCGCGGGTATCGGTGCGGCACTGGGGGCTTCGTTCGGCGGCGCGCTCGGCGTCACCAGCACCTCGGGGCCGGGACTCGCGCTCAAGAGCGAGACCATCGGCCTCGCGGTGATGACCGAGCTGCCGCTGCTGGTGATCGATGTGCAGCGCGGCGGGCCGTCCACCGGCCTGCCGACCAAGACCGAACAGGCCGATCTGCTGCAGGCGCTGTACGGGCGCAACGGCGAATCACCGGTCGCCGTGCTGGCGCCGCGCTCCCCCGCCGACTGCTTCGCCACCGCGGTCGAGGCGGCCAGGATCGCGCTCACCTATCGCACGCCGGTGCTGCTGCTGTCCGACGGGGCGATCGCGAATGGTTCGGAGCCGTGGTCGATTCCGCGCGTCGCCGACCTGGCGCCCATCGATCCGGCGTTCGAGCCGGACGGCGACGACGCCGACCCGTTCCTGCCCTACGCCCGTGACCCGGAAACCCTGGCTCGGCCGCTCGCCGTTCCCGGTACCAAGGGCCGCGCGCACCGCATCGGCGGGTTGGAGAAGGCCGACGGCAGCGGCAACATCTCCTACGAACCGGCCAACCACGAGCTCATGGTTCGGTTGCGCCAGGCCAAGATCGACGCGATCACCGTGCCCGATATCGAGGTCGACGATCCGGACGGCCGCGCCGAACTGTTGCTCATCGGCTGGGGCAGCTCCTACGGCCCGATCGGCGAAGCCTGTCGCCGAGCCCGCCGCCGTGGAGTGCCGGTCGCGCAGGCGCATCTGCGTCATCTGAATCCGTTGCCCGCCAATCTCGGCGACGTGCTGCGTCGCTATCGCACGGTGGTCGCACCGGAGATGAACGGCGGTCAGCTCGCCATGCTGCTGCGCGCGAAATACCTGGTCAATGTGCAGCCGTGGACGAAGATCGCGGGCACCGCGTTCTCCGCGCAGGAACTCGTCGGGGTCATCGATGCCGCGCTGGACGGCTCGATCGAGGACATGGAACACGACAAGGCCTTCGCCGCTCGCGCGCAGGCCACGTACCGGACCGCTGGGGGCAACGCATGA
- a CDS encoding 2-oxoacid:ferredoxin oxidoreductase subunit beta: protein MTITETSLVGTDLGLTGLSGVPPADGPQKVKDFTSDQEVRWCPGCGDYVILATVRGFLAELGLRRENLMFVSGIGCSSRFPYYLEAYGIHSIHGRAPAIATGLAVTRPDLSVWVVTGDGDALSIGGNHLIHALRRNVNMTILLFNNRIYGLTKGQYSPTSEQGKVTKSTPMGSVDHPFNTLSIALGAEATFAARALDSDRAGLTEVLRAAAEHRGTSFVEILQDCPIFNDGSFDALRRDNAAAHLVPLQHGQPIRFGADGEFAVVQSGFGLEVARADAIAESDIVVHDAYADNPEYAYALSRLSDQALDHVVTGIFRSVSRPTYDDGVRAQSATARERKPISADSLQSLLTGPETWTVS from the coding sequence ATGACGATCACCGAAACCTCGCTCGTCGGAACAGATCTGGGCCTGACCGGACTCTCGGGCGTGCCCCCGGCGGACGGCCCGCAGAAGGTGAAGGACTTCACCTCCGATCAGGAGGTGCGCTGGTGCCCCGGCTGCGGTGACTACGTGATCCTGGCAACCGTGCGCGGTTTCCTCGCCGAGCTCGGATTGCGCAGGGAGAACCTGATGTTCGTCTCCGGGATCGGCTGCTCGAGCCGCTTCCCGTATTACCTCGAGGCGTACGGCATCCACTCCATCCACGGCCGCGCACCCGCCATCGCCACCGGGCTCGCGGTGACCCGCCCCGATCTGTCCGTGTGGGTGGTGACCGGTGACGGCGACGCGCTGTCCATCGGCGGCAACCACCTCATCCACGCGCTGCGCCGCAATGTGAACATGACGATCCTGTTGTTCAACAACCGGATCTACGGCCTCACCAAGGGCCAGTACTCACCGACTTCGGAGCAGGGCAAGGTCACCAAGTCGACGCCGATGGGCTCGGTGGACCACCCGTTCAACACGCTGTCGATCGCGCTCGGCGCCGAAGCCACCTTCGCCGCGCGCGCCTTGGACTCCGACCGTGCGGGCCTGACCGAGGTGCTGCGCGCCGCAGCCGAACATCGCGGCACCTCGTTCGTCGAGATCCTGCAGGACTGCCCCATCTTCAACGACGGTTCCTTCGACGCCCTGCGCCGCGACAACGCCGCCGCCCACCTCGTCCCGCTACAGCACGGCCAGCCCATCCGCTTCGGCGCCGACGGCGAATTCGCGGTCGTGCAAAGCGGTTTCGGCCTCGAGGTGGCGCGGGCGGATGCCATCGCCGAATCCGACATCGTCGTCCACGACGCCTACGCCGACAACCCCGAGTACGCCTACGCCCTCTCCCGCCTCTCCGACCAAGCCCTGGATCATGTCGTCACCGGCATCTTCCGCAGCGTCAGTCGGCCCACCTACGACGACGGGGTGCGCGCCCAATCCGCGACGGCCAGGGAGCGCAAGCCGATCTCGGCGGACTCGCTGCAGTCCCTGCTGACCGGTCCGGAGACCTGGACCGTGAGCTGA